From a single Nymphaea colorata isolate Beijing-Zhang1983 chromosome 4, ASM883128v2, whole genome shotgun sequence genomic region:
- the LOC116252065 gene encoding uncharacterized protein LOC116252065 isoform X2, with protein sequence MMCRLVSRRLVAAFRGRDVPRRAFASDGATVEPSLGPQTRDDHGEPRPSHMDHVDCFDVAIVGGGMVGLALACALSSMPLTRSLRVAIVDGNPFLLRPPTINNDLPDPRVSTLTPATISFFKDICAWDFIQHHRHAFFSKMQVWDYTGLGYTRYSARDVDSEILGCVVENKVILGSLLSCLQNAGLQKAIYPAKLTSMVLPSCQPSLEGAKSSHPDQNNMSYEASRKRNVQQFEQQGHLVKLDLSDGTSLYTKLVVGADGSKSRVREVAGFKTTGWNYSQDAVICTVEHAYENDCAWQRFLPSGPLALLPIGDRFSNIVWSMTSYEASTHKSMSEVDFVNAVNSALIHGYGPHPGSTARKISLDSFFGGMGTTQSDFEIPPEVHKLVTERFSFPLSLMHARDYVSNRIALVGDAAHTIHPLAGQGVNLGFGDAHALAKVLAEGILVGSDIGAVSLLKKYEKERKLANLTMMAIMDGFQKAFSIDAAPLNILRAIAFQSAQHFGPLKRNIISYAMGEKKLPLLF encoded by the exons GGAGAACCAAGACCAAGTCATATGGATCACGTTGACTGTTTTGATGTCGCTATTGTTGGAGGTGGCATGGTTGGCTTAGCTCTAGCTTGTGCACTTT CTAGTATGCCCTTGACAAGATCTTTGAGAGTTGCGATAGTTGATGGCAATCCTTTCCTGTTGAGGCCACCCACCATAAACAATGATCTTCCTGATCCAAGAGTTAGCACATTGACTCCTGCAacaatctctttttttaaaG ATATTTGTGCTTGGGATTTTATTCAGCACCATAGGCATGCTTTTTTCAGCAAAATGCAG GTGTGGGATTATACTGGATTGGGGTACACCAGGTACAGTGCAAGGGATGTGGACAGTGAGATATTAGG TTGTGTAGTTGAAAATAAGGTGATCCTTGGCTCCCTTTTATCTTGCCTACAG AATGCAGGTCTCCAAAAGGCAATTTACCCTGCCAAATTGACCTCCATGGTGCTACCTTCTTGTCAACCATCCTTGGAGGGTGCAAAGTCTTCCCATCCCGATCAGAATAATATGTCATATGAAGCAAGCAGGAAGAGAAATGTGCAGCAGTTTGAGCAACAGGGTCACTTGGTAAAATTGGATTTAAGTGATGGTACTAGCCTTTACACGAAGCTGGTG GTTGGGGCTGATGGTTCCAAGTCACGAGTTAGGGAGGTAGCTGGTTTTAAAACGACTGGATGGAACTATTCTCAGGATGCAGTAATATGTACTGTGGAACATGCTTACGAGAATGACTGTGCTTGGCAAAGGTTTCTACCTTCTGGCCCGCTGGCACTTTTACCAATAGGTGACAGATTCAGCAACATTGTTTGGTCAATGACTTCATATGAAGCATCAACTCATAAGTCCATGAGTGAAGTTGATTTTGTAAACGCTGTAAATAGCGCATTGATTCATGGATATGGACCACATCCAGGATCTACTGCTCGCAAAATTAGCTTGGACAGTTTTTTTGGAGGGATGGGAACAACACAGTCTGATTTTGAAATTCCACCTGAAGTTCACAAGTTGGTCACTGAGAGGTTTTCATTTCCTTTATCTTTGATGCATGCACGTGATTATGTGTCAAACAGAATAGCACTGGTTGGTGATGCTGCTCATACTATTCATCCTTTGGCTGGTCAAGGGGTTAACCTAGGATTTGGTGATGCACATGCATTGGCAAAGGTTCTTGCCGAAGGCATCTTGGTAGGCAGTGACATTGGAGCG GTCTCCTTAttgaagaaatatgaaaaagagaggaagcttGCAAATCTCACAATGATGGCGATCATGGATGGATTTCAGAAGGCTTTCTCAATTGATGCTGCACCATTGAATATTCTTCGAGCCATTGCATTCCAGAGCGCTCAACATTTTGGCCCTCTCAAAAGGAACATAATCTCATATGCAATGGGCGAGAAGAAATTACCGTTGTTGTTTTGA
- the LOC116252065 gene encoding uncharacterized protein LOC116252065 isoform X1 — MGSLNYVLYFFIWLVSRRLVAAFRGRDVPRRAFASDGATVEPSLGPQTRDDHGEPRPSHMDHVDCFDVAIVGGGMVGLALACALSSMPLTRSLRVAIVDGNPFLLRPPTINNDLPDPRVSTLTPATISFFKDICAWDFIQHHRHAFFSKMQVWDYTGLGYTRYSARDVDSEILGCVVENKVILGSLLSCLQNAGLQKAIYPAKLTSMVLPSCQPSLEGAKSSHPDQNNMSYEASRKRNVQQFEQQGHLVKLDLSDGTSLYTKLVVGADGSKSRVREVAGFKTTGWNYSQDAVICTVEHAYENDCAWQRFLPSGPLALLPIGDRFSNIVWSMTSYEASTHKSMSEVDFVNAVNSALIHGYGPHPGSTARKISLDSFFGGMGTTQSDFEIPPEVHKLVTERFSFPLSLMHARDYVSNRIALVGDAAHTIHPLAGQGVNLGFGDAHALAKVLAEGILVGSDIGAVSLLKKYEKERKLANLTMMAIMDGFQKAFSIDAAPLNILRAIAFQSAQHFGPLKRNIISYAMGEKKLPLLF, encoded by the exons GGAGAACCAAGACCAAGTCATATGGATCACGTTGACTGTTTTGATGTCGCTATTGTTGGAGGTGGCATGGTTGGCTTAGCTCTAGCTTGTGCACTTT CTAGTATGCCCTTGACAAGATCTTTGAGAGTTGCGATAGTTGATGGCAATCCTTTCCTGTTGAGGCCACCCACCATAAACAATGATCTTCCTGATCCAAGAGTTAGCACATTGACTCCTGCAacaatctctttttttaaaG ATATTTGTGCTTGGGATTTTATTCAGCACCATAGGCATGCTTTTTTCAGCAAAATGCAG GTGTGGGATTATACTGGATTGGGGTACACCAGGTACAGTGCAAGGGATGTGGACAGTGAGATATTAGG TTGTGTAGTTGAAAATAAGGTGATCCTTGGCTCCCTTTTATCTTGCCTACAG AATGCAGGTCTCCAAAAGGCAATTTACCCTGCCAAATTGACCTCCATGGTGCTACCTTCTTGTCAACCATCCTTGGAGGGTGCAAAGTCTTCCCATCCCGATCAGAATAATATGTCATATGAAGCAAGCAGGAAGAGAAATGTGCAGCAGTTTGAGCAACAGGGTCACTTGGTAAAATTGGATTTAAGTGATGGTACTAGCCTTTACACGAAGCTGGTG GTTGGGGCTGATGGTTCCAAGTCACGAGTTAGGGAGGTAGCTGGTTTTAAAACGACTGGATGGAACTATTCTCAGGATGCAGTAATATGTACTGTGGAACATGCTTACGAGAATGACTGTGCTTGGCAAAGGTTTCTACCTTCTGGCCCGCTGGCACTTTTACCAATAGGTGACAGATTCAGCAACATTGTTTGGTCAATGACTTCATATGAAGCATCAACTCATAAGTCCATGAGTGAAGTTGATTTTGTAAACGCTGTAAATAGCGCATTGATTCATGGATATGGACCACATCCAGGATCTACTGCTCGCAAAATTAGCTTGGACAGTTTTTTTGGAGGGATGGGAACAACACAGTCTGATTTTGAAATTCCACCTGAAGTTCACAAGTTGGTCACTGAGAGGTTTTCATTTCCTTTATCTTTGATGCATGCACGTGATTATGTGTCAAACAGAATAGCACTGGTTGGTGATGCTGCTCATACTATTCATCCTTTGGCTGGTCAAGGGGTTAACCTAGGATTTGGTGATGCACATGCATTGGCAAAGGTTCTTGCCGAAGGCATCTTGGTAGGCAGTGACATTGGAGCG GTCTCCTTAttgaagaaatatgaaaaagagaggaagcttGCAAATCTCACAATGATGGCGATCATGGATGGATTTCAGAAGGCTTTCTCAATTGATGCTGCACCATTGAATATTCTTCGAGCCATTGCATTCCAGAGCGCTCAACATTTTGGCCCTCTCAAAAGGAACATAATCTCATATGCAATGGGCGAGAAGAAATTACCGTTGTTGTTTTGA
- the LOC116253332 gene encoding zeatin O-xylosyltransferase-like gives MCRVNNAPVVVLMLPFPAQGHLTPLLHFSRLLALRRLPVVFLGSSAHNRQAKLRLQGWDLASFPAISFHDLPLPACPIPDPDPESAVKFPAHLQPMFDVSDRVRDPLDQLLAKLSASSRRVAVVHDPLMSFAAELGSKYPNVEAFAFRCVSAFSSLSFQLNQQKDPKRVRPDLDLVSPEGCFTKEFLEFVRRRHHGVPLTKGEIFNTLDETEGEFVGRLSKMPQYRNRRIWGIGPIFPIQLEKSSGPKPDLLNWLDKQPERSVLYVSFGSISSLSLAQIHQLALGLERSGQRFLWVLHCADRGDIFMKTPDPEIRLPEGFQKRVAGSGLVVRGWAPQLEILSHGAVGGFLSHCGWNSCMESLSLGVPLATWPLHSDQPANAQLVTEVLKVGVVVRQWTGAGAGAAEEVVAAERIASAARRLMADTAEAIEIRNRSAKLRDAARRAWARAGSSSTALNSFVELVTRA, from the coding sequence aTGTGCCGCGTCAATAATGCACCAGTGGTGGTGCTGATGCTTCCCTTCCCTGCGCAGGGCCACCTGACTCCTCTCCTCCATTTCTCCCGGCTCCTCGCCCTCCGCCGCCTTCCCGTCGTCTTCCTCGGCTCCTCCGCCCATAACCGGCAGGCCAAGCTTCGGCTGCAGGGCTGGGACTTGGCTTCCTTCCCCGCCATCTCCTTCCACGACCTCCCCCTCCCTGCCTGCCCGATACCCGACCCGGACCCCGAGTCCGCCGTCAAGTTCCCTGCGCACCTCCAGCCCATGTTCGATGTCTCGGATCGTGTCCGGGACCCGCTGGACCAATTGCTGGCCAAACTCTCGGCTTCGTCCAGGCGCGTCGCCGTCGTGCACGACCCGCTCATGTCCTTCGCCGCGGAACTCGGGTCCAAGTACCCCAACGTTGAGGCCTTCGCCTTTAGGTGCGTCAGCGCCTTCTCCTCCCTTTCTTTCCAACTCAACCAGCAGAAGGATCCAAAGCGTGTCAGACCGGACCTGGATCTGGTTTCGCCGGAGGGCTGCTTCACCAAAGAGTTCCTCGAGTTCGTCCGCCGGCGCCACCATGGCGTCCCACTGACCAAAGGAGAAATCTTCAACACGCTCGATGAGACGGAAGGAGAGTTCGTCGGGAGGCTGTCGAAGATGCCGCAGTATAGGAACCGAAGAATATGGGGCATAGGACCCATCTTCCCGATCCAATTGGAGAAGAGTTCGGGTCCGAAACCGGATCTGTTAAATTGGCTGGATAAGCAACCCGAAAGATCGGTTCTGTATGTGTCGTTCGGGTCGATCTCGAGCTTGTCATTGGCTCAGATCCACCAGCTGGCCCTTGGGCTGGAGCGCAGCGGTCAGAGGTTCCTGTGGGTTCTTCACTGCGCGGACCGGGGCGATATCTTCATGAAAACGCCCGATCCAGAAATCCGTTTGCCCGAGGGGTTCCAGAAGCGGGTCGCCGGGTCCGGTCTGGTGGTCAGGGGGTGGGCCCCACAGTTGGAGATATTGAGCCACGGCGCGGTGGGTGGGTTCCTGAGCCACTGCGGCTGGAACTCATGCATGGAGAGCCTGAGCTTGGGCGTGCCCCTAGCCACTTGGCCGCTGCACTCGGACCAGCCGGCCAACGCGCAGCTGGTGACCGAGGTGCTGAAGGTAGGGGTGGTGGTCAGGCAGTGGACTGGGGCAGGGGCAGGGGCAGCGGAGGAGGTCGTGGCGGCCGAAAGGATCGCGAGCGCCGCCAGGCGGCTGATGGCGGACACAGCCGAGGCTATAGAGATCCGAAATAGGTCGGCGAAGCTGAGGGATGCAGCTCGGCGAGCCTGGGCTCGGGCTGGGTCGTCCAGCACAGCCTTGAACTCTTTTGTGGAATTGGTAACCAGGGCATAG
- the LOC116252371 gene encoding zeatin O-xylosyltransferase-like, with translation MCRVRDPAVVVLMLPFPAQGHLTPLLHFSRLLALRRLPVVFISSSAHNRQAKLRLQGWNLASFPSISFHDLPLPPFPVPEPDPESVIKFPAHLQPIFDVSDMLRDPLDQLLGSLAASSRRVVIVHDPLMSYAAELGSRYANVEAFAFRCVSAFSSLSFQLNQRRDPKPAREGLHLVSPEGCFTKEFLEFVHRRHHAVPLTAGEIFNTFDEMEGEFMEKLTEMPRYENRKIWGIGPIFPIQLTKRSDPKPGLFNWLDMQPDRSVLYVSFGSNSSLSSAQVSELAAGLEQTGKRFLWVLRAADRGNIFKKGTRPEIHLPEGFEQRVRGSGLVVRGWAPQLEILSHGAVGGFLSHCGWNSCMESLSLGVPLATWPLHSDQPANAQLVTEVLKVGVVVRAWGGGAEEVVTAGKIEKAVRRLMADTPEAEAIRERSAKVRDAARGAWAPSGSSTAALDSFIRLVTRA, from the coding sequence ATGTGCCGTGTGCGAGATCCGGCGGTGGTGGTGCTGATGCTCCCCTTCCCTGCGCAGGGCCACCTGACCCCTCTCCTCCATTTCTCCCGCCTCCTCGCCCTCCGCCGCCTTCCCGTCGTCTTCATCAGCTCATCCGCCCATAACCGGCAGGCCAAGCTCCGGCTGCAGGGCTGGAACTTGGCTTCCTTCCCCTCCATCTCCTTCCACGacctccccctccctccctttccGGTACCAGAACCGGACCCCGAGTCGGTCATCAAGTTCCCCGCCCACCTCCAGCCGATCTTCGACGTCTCGGACATGCTCCGAGACCCGCTGGACCAACTGCTGGGCTCGCTGGCGGCGTCGTCCAGGCGCGTCGTCATCGTGCACGACCCGCTCATGTCCTACGCCGCGGAACTCGGGTCCAGGTACGCCAACGTTGAGGCCTTCGCCTTTAGGTGCGTCAGCGCCTTCTCCTCCCTTTCTTTCCAACTCAACCAGCGGAGGGATCCAAAGCCGGCCAGAGAGGGTCTGCATCTGGTGTCGCCAGAGGGCTGCTTCACCAAAGAGTTCCTGGAGTTCGTCCACCGCCGCCACCATGCCGTCCCACTGACCGCCGGCGAAATCTTCAACACGTTCGATGAGATGGAGGGCGAGTTCATGGAGAAGCTGACGGAGATGCCACGGTACGAAAATCGAAAGATATGGGGCATAGGACCCATCTTCCCGATCCAATTGACAAAGCGTTCGGATCCGAAACCGGGTCTGTTCAATTGGCTGGACATGCAACCGGACCGGTCCGTTCTTTACGTCTCGTTCGGGTCGAACTCGTCGCTGTCGTCGGCTCAGGTCTCGGAGCTCGCCGCCGGGCTGGAGCAGACTGGCAAGAGGTTCCTCTGGGTCCTCCGAGCAGCGGATCGAGGTAATATTTTCAAGAAGGGAACCAGACCCGAGATCCACTTGCCCGAGGGGTTTGAGCAGCGGGTCCGCGGATCGGGTCTCGTGGTGAGAGGGTGGGCTCCGCAGCTGGAGATCTTGAGCCACGGCGCCGTGGGTGGGTTCCTCAGCCACTGCGGGTGGAACTCCTGCATGGAGAGCTTGAGCCTGGGCGTGCCGCTGGCGACTTGGCCGCTGCACTCGGACCAGCCGGCTAATGCGCAGCTGGTGACGGAGGTGCTGAAGGTCGGCGTGGTGGTGAGGGCGTGGGGAGGAGGAGCTGAGGAGGTGGTAACGGCCGGGAAGATAGAGAAGGCGGTAAGGCGGCTGATGGCGGACACGCCGGAGGCCGAAGCGATCCGAGAGAGATCGGCAAAGGTGCGAGATGCGGCTCGGGGTGCGTGGGCTCCCTCTGGATCATCTACTGCTGCCTTAGACTCCTTCATACGCTTGGTAACCAGAGCATAG
- the LOC116252985 gene encoding zeatin O-xylosyltransferase-like — protein sequence MCRVSDAPVVVLMLPFPAQGHLTPLLHFSRLLALRRLPVVFLGSSAHNRQAKLRLQGWNLTSFPSISFHDLPLPPCPVPDPDPESAIKFPAHLQPIFDASDRLRDPLDQLLAPLSASSRRVVVVHDPLMSFAAELGTKYPNVEAFAFRCISAFSSLSFQLNQQRDPKPVRQGLHLVSPKGCFTKEFLEFVHRRHHGVRLTKGEIFNTFHGIEGEFTEKLSTLPQYKDRRVWGIGPIMPLQLEKRSDPKSKLFHWLDKQPDGSVLYVSFGSNSSLSSAQISELAAGLERSGQRFLWVLRAPDRGDIFKKGTDPEIRLPEGFEQRVSGTGLVVRGWVPQLEILSHGAVGGFLSHCGWNSCMESLSLGVPLATWPLHSDQPANAQLMTEVLKVGVVVSEWGAAEEVLPAEKIERSVRQLMVPTNESLDVRKRSAELREAARHAWARGGSSRTALDSFVDLITRP from the coding sequence ATGTGCCGCGTCAGTGATGCGCCGGTGGTGGTGCTGATGCTCCCTTTCCCTGCACAGGGCCACCTGACCCCTCTCCTCCATTTTTCCCGTCTCCTCGCCCTCCGCCGCCTTCCCGTCGTCTTCCTCGGCTCCTCCGCCCATAACCGGCAAGCCAAGCTCCGGCTGCAGGGCTGGAACCTGACTTCCTTCCCTTCCATCTCCTTCCACGACCTCCCCCTCCCCCCGTGCCCCGTACCAGACCCGGACCCCGAGTCGGCCATCAAGTTCCCCGCCCACCTCCAGCCAATCTTCGACGCCTCGGACCGCCTCCGAGACCCGCTGGACCAGCTGCTGGCCCCGCTCTCGGCGTCGTCCCGGCGCGTCGTCGTCGTGCACGACCCGCTTATGTCCTTCGCCGCGGAACTCGGGACCAAGTACCCCAACGTTGAGGCCTTCGCCTTCAGGTGCATCAGCGCCTTCTCCTCGCTTTCCTTCCAACTGAACCAGCAGAGGGATCCGAAACCGGTCAGACAGGGTCTGCATCTGGTCTCGCCCAAGGGCTGCTTCACCAAAGAGTTCCTCGAGTTCGTCCACCGCCGCCACCACGGCGTCCGACTGACGAAAGGAGAAATCTTCAACACCTTCCATGGGATCGAAGGAGAGTTCACGGAGAAGCTCTCGACTCTGCCGCAGTACAAGGACCGAAGGGTATGGGGCATTGGACCCATTATGCCGCTCCAATTGGAAAAGCGTTCGGACCCGAAATCGAAGCTGTTCCACTGGCTGGACAAGCAACCCGACGGATCCGTTCTTTACGTCTCGTTCGGATCGAACTCGTCCCTGTCCTCCGCTCAGATCTCCGAGCTAGCCGCCGGCCTTGAGCGCAGCGGTCAGAGGTTCTTGTGGGTGCTTCGAGCCCCGGACCGGGGGGACATTTTTAAGAAGGGAACCGATCCGGAGATCCGCCTGCCGGAGGGGTTCGAGCAGCGAGTCTCCGGGACGGGCCTCGTGGTGAGAGGCTGGGTTCCTCAACTTGAGATACTGAGCCATGGTGCGGTGGGTGGGTTCCTTAGCCACTGTGGGTGGAACTCTTGCATGGAGAGCCTGAGCCTGGGTGTGCCTCTGGCAACTTGGCCGCTGCACTCGGACCAGCCGGCGAACGCGCAGCTGATGACTGAGGTGTTGAAGGTGGGGGTGGTGGTCTCGGAGTGGGGCGCAGCCGAGGAGGTGCTGCCGGCGGAGAAGATCGAGAGATCGGTCAGGCAGCTTATGGTGCCCACGAATGAGAGTTTGGATGTAC